A window from Kluyveromyces lactis strain NRRL Y-1140 chromosome E complete sequence encodes these proteins:
- the RIP1 gene encoding ubiquinol--cytochrome-c reductase catalytic subunit RIP1 (highly similar to uniprot|P08067 Saccharomyces cerevisiae YEL024W RIP1 oxidizes ubiquinol at center P in the protonmotive Q cycle mechanism transferring one electron to cytochrome c1 and generating a low-potential ubisemiquinone anion which reduces the low-potential cytochrome b-566 heme group Rieske iron-sulfur protein of the mitochondrial cytochrome bc1 complex) has protein sequence MLGLRNGLKTGLKSVAPARLISTSAVAAKSTYRTPDFGDYIKENNDADKGRSYAYFMVGSLGLLSSAGAKSTVETFIASMSASADVLAMAKVEVNLAAIPEGKNVVVKWQGKPVFIRHRTDHEIQEANSVDMSALKDPQTDSDRVQKPEWLVMLGICTHLGCVPIGESGDFGGWFCPCHGSHYDISGRIRKGPAPLNLEIPQYEFDGENLIVG, from the coding sequence ATGTTGGGTTTAAGAAACGGTTTGAAGACTGGTTTGAAGTCTGTTGCTCCAGCCAGATTAATTTCTACTTCTGCAGTTGCTGCCAAGTCTACTTACAGAACTCCAGATTTCGGAGACTATATCAAGGAGAATAACGATGCTGACAAAGGTCGTTCTTATGCTTACTTTATGGTTGGTTCTTTAGGTTTGTTGTCCTCTGCCGGTGCCAAATCCACCGTTGAAACTTTCATCGCTTCTATGTCTGCATCTGCAGATGTTTTGGCTATGGCTAAGGTCGAAGTCAACTTGGCTGCTATTCCAGAAGGTAAAAATGTCGTTGTGAAATGGCAAGGTAAGCCAGTTTTCATCAGACACAGAACCGACCATGAGATTCAAGAAGCTAACAGTGTTGATATGTCAGCTTTGAAGGATCCTCAAACTGATTCTGACAGAGTTCAAAAGCCAGAATGGTTAGTCATGTTGGGTATCTGTACTCATTTGGGTTGTGTTCCTATCGGTGAATCTGGTGATTTCGGTGGTTGGTTCTGTCCATGTCACGGTTCCCATTACGATATCTCCGGTAGAATCAGAAAGGGTCCAGCTCCATTGAACTTGGAAATCCCTCAATATGAATTCGATGGTGAAAACTTGATTGTCGGTTAA
- the SNU13 gene encoding RNA binding protein SNU13 (highly similar to uniprot|P39990 Saccharomyces cerevisiae YEL026W SNU13 RNA binding protein, part of U3 snoRNP involved in rRNA processing, part of U4/U6-U5 tri-snRNP involved in mRNA splicing, similar to human 15.5K protein) — translation MSAPNPKAFPLADATLSQQILDVVQQASNMRQLKKGANEATKTLNRGISEFIIMAADCEPIEILLHLPLLCEDKNVPYVFVPSRTALGRACGVSRPVIAASITTNDASAIKSQIYAVKDKIETLLI, via the coding sequence ATGTCTGCTCCAAACCCAAAGGCTTTCCCATTGGCTGATGCCACCTTGTCCCAACAAATCTTGGATGTTGTTCAACAAGCTTCCAACATGAgacaattgaagaagggTGCTAACGAAGCTACCAAGACTTTGAACCGTGGTATTTCCGAATTCATTATCATGGCTGCTGACTGTGAACCTATTGAAATCTTGTTGCACTTGCCATTGTTGTGTGAAGATAAGAACGTTCCATACGTCTTTGTTCCATCCAGAACTGCTTTGGGTAGAGCTTGTGGTGTTTCCAGACCAGTTATTGCTGCTTCTATTACCACTAACGATGCTTCTGCTATCAAAAGCCAAATCTATGCCGTTAAGGACAAGATTGAAACTTTGTTGATTTAA
- the HUL4 gene encoding putative E3 ubiquitin-protein ligase HUL4 (similar to uniprot|P40985 Saccharomyces cerevisiae YJR036C HUL4 Protein with similarity to hect domain E3 ubiquitin-protein ligases, not essential for viability) — MFKFNPLHIVGREKIKIRYQSSDRLDCEDPPKFRETRCRCCGTLLRHPIDAVKFKCTICEVTVVLRQTANSRDTEGKILPDLEQLSNIVGQCLESYKKDQTGDETPAKELNSYFIPVEKYIVQKFGTAEALNQLFKPTVKDQIINYEKAVTFYNLIGSLPTKRPIYLILRVFNEVLKRPKILMDKWEHYLFIFFILEVPSLRQCINNSTTISRTPKIKTLSYEILKRCIGYLGSMNSKVSVKYKNHLVRLHPLKFQKQWEILNLYLSYQFQKIGPGPPHSPRGLSGTLLTESSPVDETKDGTVSYLFHPGRQKIPLESRFRIEKYGLDWHIRTVCQLMNIYFQAHCEQPKCDISVFYNMIIDFIDYKRDFMMWHKMNREQWRTLDDLSMTQLHETHYTALCQYPFLMSLGVKIAIMEFETGKMMEHNAEQAFLKALDSRKLYDVHFRIKVRRSHVTQDSLTSIQRHPHDLKKSLRVEFSNEPGIDAGGLKKEWFLLLTRELFHPNHGLFQYVEESRLSWFAYGNTGLKLHGENNNELYYLFGVVLGLAIYNSTILDLHFARAMYKKLCNERITFEDYEELYPETARNLKKMLSYSELDFSDIFGLSFETTYYDVASGINVTKPLCDGGESIPVTSENKTEFVERWVNFYMNEGVSSSFSAFQSGFTRVIGDGLAFPMFKSCEVERLICGSIEQDMDFEQLRAVTKYQGGFHNQTPVVEWLWEILPQLSHEQQRQFLHFVTGSDRVPVTGLATLPFKVTRTTSGSHDQLPTAHTCFNELCLYEYESRDTLLLRLVTALEMYEGYGFK; from the coding sequence ATGTTCAAGTTTAACCCATTACACATTGTTGGTAGGgaaaagataaaaatcCGCTATCAAAGTTCGGATAGGTTGGATTGTGAAGACCCGCCAAAATTTAGGGAAACTCGATGTAGATGTTGCGGAACCTTGTTACGACATCCTATAGACGCAGTTAAGTTCAAATGTACAATATGTGAGGTGACTGTTGTTTTGAGACAAACAGCAAATTCTAGGGATACTGAGGGCAAGATACTGCCGGACCTTGAACAGTTATCCAATATAGTTGGTCAATGTCTCGAATCGTATAAGAAAGATCAGACAGGAGATGAGACCCCCGCTAAAGAGCTTAACAGCTACTTCATTCCTGTGGAAAAATacattgttcaaaaattcGGTACAGCGGAAgctttgaatcaattattCAAACCAACTGTTAAAGATCAAATTATAAACTACGAAAAAGCAGTGACATTTTATAATTTGATAGGCTCATTGCCTACCAAAAGACCCATTTATCTCATTTTACGTGTCTTTAATGAGGTTTTGAAAAGGCCAAAGATCCTAATGGATAAATGGGAGCACTAtttattcatttttttcatcttggaGGTACCTTCTTTAAGGCAATGTATTAACAACAGTACTACAATTTCTAGAACACCCAAGATTAAGACTTTAAGTTACGAAATATTAAAAAGATGTATTGGTTACTTGGGGTCAATGAATAGTAAAGTTTCGGTGAAATATAAGAATCACTTAGTTCGTTTACATCCattgaaatttcaaaagcAATGGGAAATTTTAAACTTGTATTTGAGTTATCAGTTCCAGAAAATAGGACCCGGTCCGCCGCATTCACCACGAGGATTATCAGGAACGTTGTTAACTGAATCATCGCCTGTGGATGAAACCAAAGATGGAACTGTATCTTATCTTTTCCACCCCGGAAGGCAAAAGATACCGTTAGAGAGCAGGttcagaattgaaaaatacgGACTTGACTGGCATATTCGCACGGTGTGTCAGCTAATGAACATATACTTTCAAGCTCATTGTGAACAGCCAAAATGTGACATCTCGGTTTTTTACAATATGATAattgatttcattgattACAAACGTGATTTTATGATGTGGCATAAGATGAATAGAGAGCAATGGAGGACCCTTGACGATTTATCCATGACACAGTTACATGAAACGCACTATACTGCCTTATGCCAGTACCCTTTTTTGATGTCCTTAGGCGTTAAGATAGCCATAATGGAGTTCGAAACTGGGAAAATGATGGAACATAACGCTGAGCAAGCGTTCTTAAAGGCGTTGGACTCTCGTAAACTTTACGATGTACATTTCCGAATAAAGGTAAGACGAAGCCATGTGACACAGGATTCGCTAACGTCCATTCAACGACATCCacatgatttgaaaaaatccCTAAGAGTGGAGTTCTCGAATGAGCCTGGAATCGATGCTGGCGgtttaaagaaagaatggTTCCTTTTATTGACTAGGGAATTGTTTCATCCAAACCATGGACTATTTCAATACGTGGAAGAAAGCCGATTATCTTGGTTTGCATATGGGAACACCGGTCTTAAGCTTCATGGAGAGAACAACAATGAACTATACTATTTGTTTGGAGTAGTGTTAGGTCTTGCAATATATAACAGTACTATATTGGACTTACATTTTGCGAGGGCCATGTACAAGAAACTATGCAATGAGCGGATCacttttgaagattatGAGGAGTTGTACCCTGAGACAGCAagaaatttaaagaaaatgttgaGTTATTCGGAACTAGATTTTAGTGATATATTTGGATTGTCGTTTGAGACCACGTATTACGATGTAGCCAGTGGTATCAACGTCACGAAACCGTTATGTGACGGAGGAGAATCAATCCCAGTAACCTCGGAGAATAAGACAGAGTTTGTTGAAAGGTGGGTAAATTTTTATATGAATGAGGGGGTCTCATCGAGTTTTAGTGCATTCCAATCCGGGTTTACAAGAGTCATCGGGGATGGTTTGGCTTTCCCGATGTTCAAAAGTTGTGAAGTAGAAAGGCTCATCTGTGGCAGCATAGAACAAGACATGGATTTCGAACAACTTCGCGCTGTGACGAAATACCAAGGCGGATTCCATAACCAAACCCCGGTAGTGGAATGGCTATGGGAAATACTACCACAATTATCCCATGAACAGCAACGTCAATTTCTCCATTTCGTGACTGGGAGTGACAGAGTTCCAGTGACGGGACTTGCGACGCTTCCGTTCAAGGTAACCCGCACAACGTCCGGATCACATGATCAGTTGCCCACTGCCCATACCTGTTTCAACGAACTCTGCTTGTACGAATAtgagtcacgtgatactcttcttctgcGATTGGTGACTGCCCTCGAAATGTATGAGGGTTATGGGTTTAAATAA
- the GEF1 gene encoding Gef1p (similar to uniprot|P37020 Saccharomyces cerevisiae YJR040W GEF1 Chloride channel localized to late- or post-Golgi vesicles involved in iron metabolism highly homologous to voltage-gated chloride channels in vertebrates), giving the protein MTDQEVNEEQALRNIPEVGNFDKFTSVDWIEEEKRELSKGTSHDEFDIPRSSWYEYRRLIWKRGSSFITLTAIGLSIGGIAGFLQIFTELLVNWKSGHCARNWLLNKAFCCPKEEISKRSYGSIISSAGNAAEIFFKRSQSECIEKGIWVEATNPIFSFLLFMFLSVTFATISCLMVLHIAPFATGSGISEIKSWVSGFQYTPEFLNLKTLIVKSVALPLAISSDLSVGKEGPSVHYATCCGYVITNWLLSKEMAFPEQSEYLTASTAGGVAVAFGAPIGGVLFALEEMSASIPFKLSALWKSYYIALAGISALQYIDPSRNGKIVVFEVTYDREWHVEEIPIFILLGIFGGLYGKYISRWNVHYVSFRKKYLSRWPLQEVVILTFVTAIISYFNEFLKLDMTESMEILFHECQTNEKGSLWSHRLCTIDNEASFISFINLLLSLLFATVVRALLIVASYGCRVPAGIFVPSMAVGATFGRAVSLIVERYITGPNVITPGTYAFLGATAALSGITNLTLTVVVIMFEVTGAFTYILPTMVVVAFTRIICSSFGAEGGIADQMIIVNGFPLMEEQKGDHEFMDDFYADDIMTKELVYVNEKMTRQDLQNLIDGPAAEFSGLPITSSCSKGDSTCSGFILTKYARYFLDATTGSPDDIIDFRKCGDESLTSKINYTPITVSPSTPLSILFMMFQKLGCSTIIVENGGTMAGLVTKKDVLHFMRIKHKEYFGPLYAFDDRIDRKAIRLIEWYIDKCRRT; this is encoded by the coding sequence ATGACTGACCAAGAGGTAAATGAGGAGCAGGCTCTGCGAAATATACCAGAAGTCGGTAATTTCGATAAGTTCACTTCTGTGGATTGGATTGAGGAAGAGAAGCGTGAATTGTCCAAGGGAACATCGCATGACGAATTTGATATACCGCGTTCGAGTTGGTATGAGTACCGCAGGTTAATATGGAAAAGAGGTAGCAGTTTCATTACTTTGACTGCCATTGGGCTTTCCATTGGCGGTATTGCTGGTTTTTTACAAATATTCACTGAATTGTTAGTAAACTGGAAATCTGGACATTGTGCTAGAAATTGGTTGTTAAACAAGGCATTCTGCTGTCCTAAAGAAGAGATCAGTAAAAGGAGTTATGGTTCCATAATAAGTTCGGCTGGCAATGCCGCAGAAATATTCTTTAAAAGATCCCAAAGCGAATGTATCGAAAAAGGTATTTGGGTAGAAGCAACCAatccaatcttttcatttttgcTATTCATGTTCTTATCGGTCACATTTGCAACTATTAGTTGTCTGATGGTCCTACACATTGCACCGTTTGCCACTGGATCTGGTATTTCAGAAATTAAATCCTGGGTATCAGGTTTCCAATATACCCCGgagtttttgaatttgaagacCCTTATAGTAAAATCTGTCGCTTTACCGCTTGCCATTTCTTCTGATTTAAGTGTTGGTAAAGAGGGACCATCTGTTCACTATGCTACCTGTTGTGGTTATGTAATTACTAATTGGCTCTTGAGCAAGGAGATGGCCTTCCCAGAACAATCCGAATACTTGACAGCTTCGACGGCAGGTGGTGTTGCAGTAGCTTTTGGTGCACCTATTGGAGGTGTCTTATTTGCACTTGAAGAGATGTCAGCTTCTATTCCTTTCAAGTTATCTGCCTTGTGGAAGTCGTATTATATTGCTCTGGCAGGTATTTCTGCTCTACAATATATTGATCCATCTAGAAATGGTAAGATCGTTGTTTTTGAAGTCACCTATGATAGAGAATGGCATGTGGAAGAAATCCCAATATTCATCCTTCTTGGAATTTTTGGTGGTTTATATGGCAAATACATAAGCAGATGGAATGTGCATTACGTTTCTTTTAGAAAGAAATATCTCTCAAGATGGCCGTTACAGGAAGTTGTCATACTAACGTTTGTTACTGCCATTATCTCTTATTTCAACGAGTTCTTGAAACTTGACATGACAGAATCTATGGAAATTTTATTTCATGAGTGTCAAACTAATGAGAAAGGATCATTATGGTCGCATAGACTTTGTACAATTGACAACGAGGCCTCATTCATCTCGTTCATCAATTTATTGCTTTCGTTACTCTTTGCAACTGTAGTGCGAGCCCTGCTAATCGTTGCTTCGTACGGCTGTAGAGTACCTGCCGGAATTTTTGTTCCCTCAATGGCTGTTGGTGCAACTTTTGGAAGGGCTGTAAGTTTAATAGTAGAGCGTTATATTACTGGACCAAATGTCATTACACCGGGAACTTATGCTTTCCTTGGTGCAACTGCAGCATTAAGTGGTATAACAAATCTAACTCTAACAGTGGTGGTGATCATGTTTGAGGTCACGGGTGCATTTACGTATATTCTTCCTACCATGGTAGTTGTTGCTTTCACTAGAATTATCTGTTCCTCCTTTGGTGCCGAGGGAGGAATTGCTGACCAAATGATTATAGTTAATGGATTCCCATTGATGGAAGAGCAGAAAGGGGATCACGAATTCATGGATGACTTTTATGCAGATGACATCATGACGAAAGAACTAGTCTACgtgaatgaaaaaatgacTCGTCAAGATCTGCAAAATTTGATAGATGGACCAGCAGCCGAATTTAGCGGTCTTCCGATCACCAGCAGCTGTTCCAAAGGTGATTCGACATGCTCTGGCTTTATATTAACAAAGTACGCTCGCTATTTCTTAGATGCCACTACTGGATCTCCCGACgatatcattgatttcAGAAAATGTGGAGATGAATCGTTAACATCAAAAATCAATTATACCCCGATTACTGTTAGTCCGTCTACTCCGTTGAGTATACTTTTCATGATGTTCCAGAAATTGGGCTGCTCAACTATTATAGTAGAGAATGGCGGAACCATGGCCGGATTAGTCACTAAGAAAGATGTCTTGCATTTCATGAGAATTAAACATAAAGAATACTTTGGTCCTCTATATGCGTTTGATGATAGAATTGATAGGAAGGCAATACGACTAATTGAATGGTATATAGATAAATGTAGAAGAACATAA
- a CDS encoding uncharacterized protein (similar to uniprot|P39992 Saccharomyces cerevisiae YEL023C Hypothetical ORF) translates to MASSSLGTGQSTTSKNIILCFDGTDNTFGPNPFSNVLKLYRMLDGSDYERQICYYQPGIGSSLEYDAQAGFGGLVTWKKLKTAIDSAVAYSLDHHIMTAYLYLMHHYEPGDKIFMFGFSRGAFIARVLAGMLEMVGLLNVGLDEMIWMAWKIYEAWEYAAQPVQPSYATTLVDEFKKTFSRNIEIEIHFQGLFDSVNSCGILLDRLFPYTARSGIVRHIRHAVSIDERRGKFKQQSFSPNPYRPNLFSLNYRNYVIEYENVAPKTNYHSTSNQFINHTIGSRPNSSQSQSSKSVQELISRINNFLELEHSQRTDNFVNQRVEGIFEVDSPHGTFDSKRTSSDLIEKWFPGDHSDIGGSWPPDITEKNHFLSDMSLRWILSEAIKSGVLFKKGIIHEFAGKYTSAGSLLSASHDLLSFKKSNLTMKNPFHKKETNEYDEDQINRYHGFKLPSKRSWLPWRHKTENVYFRTFNWKTESPSSCSDLEQGFDTDEPGKDIGRQKKNDGSGNVSIFRVIFWWIAELIPIGIRIENEKCEWKNVYVPNFGRRRNIPEYGELHWSVYWRIKLVNDYKPKNLPDYCVDLIEQHEKISLPKRKNGETKKKVMVRSSLTSSLISYPGLDSEPLLPPDSVNDGCNCQKRDINKIRKEMCDMLTEWDRENWQRIPDDLESLLEANPEL, encoded by the coding sequence ATGGCATCATCCTCTTTGGGCACTGGTCAGAGTACCACCAGTAAAAATATAATACTTTGTTTTGATGGAACGGATAATACTTTCGGCCCCAACCCCTTCAGCAATGTATTGAAGCTTTATCGGATGCTTGATGGCTCTGATTATGAAAGGCAGATTTGTTATTACCAACCAGGCATCGGTAGTTCGTTGGAGTATGATGCACAAGCTGGTTTTGGTGGTTTGGTtacttggaagaaattgaagacGGCTATTGATTCTGCTGTTGCCTACAGTTTGGATCATCATATTATGACTGCTTACCTGTATTTAATGCACCACTACGAACCCGGAGACAAAATATTTATGTTCGGGTTCAGCAGAGGTGCGTTCATAGCAAGGGTACTAGCTGGAATGCTGGAAATGGTTGGACTTCTAAACGTTGGACTAGATGAAATGATATGGATGGCTTGGAAAATATATGAAGCCTGGGAATACGCTGCACAGCCCGTACAACCGAGTTATGCGACTACTTTGGTGGATGAATTTAAGAAAAcgttttcaagaaatattgaGATCGAAATACATTTTCAAGGCCTCTTTGATTCGGTGAATTCTTGTGGTATACTTTTAGATCGGCTCTTTCCCTATACAGCTAGGAGCGGCATCGTTCGTCACATCAGACATGCGGTTAGCATTGACGAAAGAAGAGGGAAGTTCAAACAACAGTCGTTTTCCCCTAATCCTTATAGACCAAATTTATTTTCGTTGAACTATAGAAATTATGTCATAGAATATGAGAATGTTGCCCCGAAAACAAACTATCACAGTACCAGTAACCAATTTATAAATCATACCATTGGCTCAAGACCTAATTCATCACAATCACAATCTAGTAAGTCCGTACAAGAACTAATATCCCGAATCAACAATTTCCTAGAGCTGGAACATTCCCAAAGAACAGATAATTTCGTGAACCAGAGAGTTGAAGGTATATTCGAGGTGGACTCTCCCCATGGTACTTTTGATAGTAAAAGGACATCATCGGATCTAATAGAGAAGTGGTTTCCAGGCGATCACTCAGATATTGGTGGGAGTTGGCCACCGGATATCACTGAGAAAAATCATTTTTTAAGTGATATGTCTCTAAGATGGATTCTCTCAGAAGCGATCAAATCCGGAGTACTTTTTAAAAAAGGAATCATCCATGAATTTGCTGGCAAATATACATCTGCTGGAAGCTTATTGTCAGCATCGCACGATCTTTTGAGTTTCAAAAAGAGCAATCTTACTATGAAAAACCCATTTCACAAAAAAGAGACTAAtgaatatgatgaagatcAAATTAATAGATACCACGGCTTCAAACTGCCATCAAAGAGAAGTTGGTTACCGTGGCGTCATAAAACAGAGAACGTTTACTTCAGAACGTTTAACTGGAAAACGGAATCACCATCTAGTTGTTCTGATCTTGAGCAAGGTTTTGATACTGATGAACCAGGGAAGGACATCGGTcgtcaaaaaaaaaatgatggAAGTGGAAATGTGAGTATCTTTAGGGTGATTTTTTGGTGGATTGCTGAATTGATTCCAATAGGAATAAGAATCGAAAACGAAAAGTGTGAATGGAAAAACGTTTACGTGCCAAATTTTGGTAGAAGACGGAATATACCTGAATATGGCGAACTTCATTGGTCAGTTTACTGGAGGATAAAGCTTGTCAACGATTACAAACCGAAGAATTTGCCAGATTATTGCGTAGATTTAATTGAGCAGCATGAAAAGATATCCCTTCCAAAGAGGAAGAACGGTgaaacgaagaagaaagttaTGGTCAGATCTTCGTTGActtcatctttgatatcaTACCCTGGACTTGATTCAGAACCATTGCTGCCTCCTGATAGTGTCAATGACGGGTGCAATTGTCAGAAAAGGgatatcaacaaaataagaaaagaGATGTGTGATATGCTAACCGAATGGGATCGAGAAAATTGGCAGCGAATTCCAGATGATCTTGAAAGCTTGTTAGAAGCTAACCCAGAACTTTAG